A genomic stretch from Styela clava chromosome 5, kaStyClav1.hap1.2, whole genome shotgun sequence includes:
- the LOC120344950 gene encoding uncharacterized protein LOC120344950: MNKEKHPKKSTPGDVIAAERKEFECEICGKKYSSKSSKKQHWKKHWEKKQYKCPLCEKCFIFKCYMENHLISHSDEKLHQCKICKKQFSRASGVKTHLRRIHSENRTYYPCDICGKKFTSKTHLEEHMMIHIGVKMHVCEVCDKKFTHSGSLTQHLRTHTKEKPYACETCGKRFSYCSNRNRHAKHHADQKNYKCEICSKTFRWESSLKLHLRTHMRDKRFQCEICEKFFTGSLKRHMVIHNSERNYKCPLCDKTFKRSYDVQIHSTVHTGIRNFECKKCGKKFSHASGLNRHMVTHMTEKKFKCIVCAKTFKQPADVEYHMKIHTVVS; the protein is encoded by the coding sequence ATGAACAAGGAGAAACATCCCAAAAAATCCACTCCTGGTGATGTCATAGCTGCAGAAAGGAAAGAATTTGAATGTGAGATATGTGGAAAAAAATACAGTAGCAAGAGCAGCAAAAAACAGCACTGGAAAAAACATTGGGAGAAGAAGCAGTACAAATGCCCATTATGTGAAAAATGCTTCATATTCAAGTGTTACATGGAGAATCATTTGATTTCTCATTCAGACGAAAAGCTCCATCAAtgtaaaatatgtaaaaagCAGTTTTCCAGAGCAAGTGGCGTAAAAACCCATCTTCGACGTATTCATTCTGAAAACAGAACTTATTATCCATGTGATATATGCGGGAAAAAATTCACCTCTAAAACCCATCTAGAAGAACACATGATGATACATATTGGTGTTAAAATGCATGTATGTGAAGTATGCGATAAGAAATTCACTCACTCTGGAAGCTTGACGCAACATTTGAGAACCCATACAAAAGAAAAGCCATATGCttgtgaaacatgtgggaaGAGATTCAGCTATTGCAGCAATCGCAATAGACATGCGAAACACCATGCAGACCAGAAAAACTATAAATGTGAAATATGTTCTAAGACCTTTCGTTGGGAGAGCAGTCTTAAGTTGCATTTGAGAACCCATATGCGTGACAAGAGATTTCAGTGTGAAATTTGCGAAAAATTCTTCACTGGAAGCCTGAAACGTCATATGGTCATTCACAATTCGGAAAGAAATTATAAATGTCCATTGTGCGATAAAACATTTAAGAGATCTTATGATGTGCAAATTCATTCAACCGTTCACACTGGCATAAGAAATTTTGAATGCAAGAAATGTGGTAAGAAATTCAGTCATGCAAGTGGACTTAACAGACACATGGTGACTCACatgactgaaaaaaaatttaaatgtataGTTTGTGCAAAAACATTTAAACAACCAGCAGATGTGGAATATCATATGAAAATCCACACTGTTGTATCATAA
- the LOC120344949 gene encoding uncharacterized protein LOC120344949: protein MNKEKHTKKSTSGDVIAAEIKEFECEICGKQYSSEGSKRQHWKKHWKKKQYKCPLCEKCFIFKCYMENHLISHSDEKLHQCKICKKQFSRASGVSTHLRRIHSENKTYYPCDICGKKFTSKSYLEEHMMIHIGVKMHVCEVCDKKFTHTGSLTQHLRTHTKEKPYACETCGKRFSYCSNRNRHAKHHADQKNYKCEICSKTFRWESSLELHLRTHMRDKRFQCEICEKYFTGSLKRHMVIHNSERNYKCPLCDKRFKRSYDVQVHSTVHTGIRNFECKKCGKKFSHASGLKRHMVTHMTEKKFRCEICAKTFKQPADVDNHMRIHAVVS, encoded by the coding sequence ATGAACAAAGAGAAACATACCAAAAAATCCACTTCTGGTGATGTTATAGCTGCAGAAATAAAAGAATTTGAATGTGAGATATGTGGAAAACAATACAGTAGCGAGGGCAGCAAAAGACAGCACTGGAAAAAACATTGGAAGAAGAAGCAGTACAAATGCCCTTTATGCGAAAAATGCTTCATATTCAAGTGTTACATGGAGAATCATTTGATTTCTCATTCAGACGAAAAGCTCCATCAAtgtaaaatatgtaaaaagCAGTTTTCCAGAGCAAGTGGCGTAAGTACCCATCTTCGACGTATTCATTCTGAAAACAAAACTTACTATCCATGTGATATATGCGGGAAAAAATTCACCTCTAAATCCTATCTAGAAGAACACATGATGATACATATTGGTGTTAAAATGCATGTATGTGAAGTATGCGATAAGAAATTCACTCACACTGGAAGCTTGACGCAACATTTGAGAACCCATACAAAAGAAAAGCCATATGCttgtgaaacatgtgggaaGAGATTCAGCTATTGCAGCAATCGCAATAGACATGCGAAACACCATGCAGACCAGAAAAACTATAAATGTGAAATATGTTCTAAGACCTTTCGTTGGGAGAGCAGTCTTGAGTTGCATTTGAGAACCCATATGCGTGACAAGAGATTTCAGTGTGAAATTTGCGAAAAATACTTCACTGGAAGCCTGAAACGTCATATGGTCATTCACAATTCGGAAAGAAATTATAAATGTCCATTGTGCGATAAAAGATTTAAGAGATCTTATGATGTGCAAGTTCATTCAACCGTTCACACTGGCATAAGAAATTTTGAATGCAAGAAATGTGGTAAGAAATTCAGTCATGCAAGTGGACTTAAAAGACACATGGTGACTCATAtgactgaaaaaaaattcagatgtGAAATTTGTGCAAAAACATTTAAGCAACCAGCAGATGTGGACAATCATATGAGAATCCATGCTGTCGTATCATAA
- the LOC120344824 gene encoding cytochrome P450 4V2-like, producing MEAAFLTVSLVIAVVLVKLFAFFKDYVQKLNAFKNIPSPLLKAYPIIGHALQLRGDPDEMYEFLMKMIKDRPNQEDEVGIGWMGMKPVIVILGPKSAETLLHSTNHIKKSFFYDFLHSWLGTGLLTASGEKWKTRRRLLTPTFHFSILNDFLAVMNEQAKVFSTNLEKFAKTGETFNVCTPITLCTLDIICETAMGKSINAQDSEDSEYVNAIYRTSSIIQERQKSPWIWSDLVFRHTKYGKEYYKCLGILHGFTKSVIKEKMETFSASESGEKKPKRLAFLDMLLSVADDGKVLSFDDIREEVDTFMFEGHDTTAAALAWALHLIGAHPDVQAKIYDELDRVLNETDSAYITMENLKKLEYLEMVVKESLRILPSVPIIGRITSKDCEMDGHLIPAGTDCVLFTQAVNKNPNYWTDPESFEPDRFSSENSVGRHPYSYLPFSAGPRNCIGQRFALMEEKVVLAHLLRKYAVTSCDKTKELRLMGDIILRSRNGINIKLSQRNVD from the exons ATGGAGGCCGCTTTTCTGACAGTAAGCCTTGTTATAGCTGTTGTACTCGTCAAACTGTTTGCATTCTTCAAAGATTACGTGCAAAAATTGAACGCTTTCAAAAACATCCCATCGCCACTACTGAAGGCTTATCCAATTATTGGTCATGCATTGCAACTGAGAGGTGATCCTGATGAAATGTATGAGTTTCTAATGAAAATGATTAAAGATAGACCAAACCAAGAAGACGAAGTAGGAATAGGTTGGATGGGAATGAAACCTGTAATTGTTATACTTGGACCAAAAAGCGCGGAAACGTTACTCCATAGTACCAATCACATCAAAAAGTCATTCTTCTACGACTTCCTGCATTCTTGGCTTGGCACTGGCCTGCTGACAGCTAGTGGAGAAAAATGGAAGACTAGACGACGATTATTGACACCAACTTTCCATTTCAG taTTCTCAACGACTTCCTTGCGGTGATGAACGAACAGGCAAAAGTTTTTTCCACTAACCTTGAGAAATTTGCGAAAACCGGAGAAACATTCAACGTCTGTACACCTATAACACTCTGCACACTTGATATCATTTGTGAGACTGCGATGGGGAAATCTATCAACGCACAAGATTCTGAAGACTCAGAATACGTTAACGCCATCTATAG AACATCTAGCATCATACAAGAACGTCAAAAGTCGCCTTGGATTTGGTCGGATTTGGTTTTTCGTCACACTAAGTATGGTAAAGAATATTACAAATGTCTTGGCATATTGCACGGTTTTACGAAATCAGTTATCAAAGAAAAAATGGAAACATTTTCGGCGAGTGAATCAGGGGAAAAGAAGCCCAAACGTTTGGCATTCCTTGACATGCTTCTCAGTGTTGCAGACGATGGAAAGGTGCTTTCATTTGATGATATTCGAGAAGAAGTAGATACTTTTATGTTTGAAG GACACGATACCACAGCAGCAGCTTTAGCATGGGCTCTGCATTTGATTGGCGCCCATCCGGATGTTCAAGCTAAAATTTATGACGAACTCGACAGGGTATTAAATGAAACCGATTCTGCGTACATAACaatggaaaatctaaaaaagctTGAATACCTGGAAATGGTAGTAAAAGAAAGCCTTCGCATCCTACCATCTGTTCCTATCATTGGACGTATAACGAGCAAAGATTGCGA GATGGATGGACATTTGATACCAGCTGGAACTGACTGCGTCTTGTTCACACAAGCAGTAAATAAGAATCCTAACTATTGGACCGATCCCGAGAG TTTCGAGCCTGACCGATTCAGTTCTGAAAACAGCGTCGGACGACATCCCTACTCATATTTGCCGTTTTCAGCAGGACCCCGAAATTGCATAGGTCAAAGGTTTGCATTGATGGaagaaaaagtcgtattggcTCATTTACTACGAAAGTATGCAGTTACATCTTGTGACAAGACTAAAGAATTGCGTTTGATGGGCGATATCATATTAAGATCACGCAAtggtataaatataaaactatccCAAAGAAATGTAGATTAA
- the LOC144423004 gene encoding cytochrome P450 4V2-like gives MEVLFTIISLAAVWAGIKLLFFLKEYKRKWDIFKGLPGPGVRAIPFLGHALILTGTPDKYYENVLKLMIESPAPETSDVGLAWVGTVPVLIVGGAKAAESILHSSDHTEKTFFYDFLHSWLGTGLLTSSGEKWKSRRRLLTPTFHFSILKDFLEVMNEQAKVFMEKLSPYSNTEKSFDVWKPVTLCTLDIICETAMGKSINAQDNENSEYVKAIYKCTEFILDRGKSPWLWPNFIYRHTADGKEYEKCLSIVHEFTRSVIQDRKDNFGGTFEKKKRLAFLDTLMTASDDGTPLSFKDIQEETDTFMFEGHDTTAAALSWAIYLIGLHPKIQRKIHAELDEVFYGKLDIDVTMNDLANLKYLDLVVKEALRLLPSVPMIGRVTTRDCTVDGHFIPERTECLIFLHAVNNNPRYWTEPLRFDPERFTVENSVGRHPYAYVPFSAGPRNCIGQKFATMEEKVILAHFLQKYSVESCDRIEDIKLMGDVILRSRNGINIKIKRRSVEM, from the exons atggAAGTTTTGTTCACAATCATATCTTTAGCGGCGGTTTGGGCAGGAATTAAGCTACTATTTTTTCTTAAAGAATATAAACGTAAATGGGACATCTTCAAGGGACTGCCAGGCCCGGGAGTCAGGGCGATCCCGTTCTTGGGACATGCTTTGATTTTGACTGGAACACCTGACAAGTACTACGAAAACGTACTTAAACTAATGATTGAAAGTCCTGCACCTGAAACAAGTGATGTCGGACTGGCTTGGGTCGGAACAGTTCCAGTTCTTATTGTCGGTGGAGCAAAAGCCGCTGAAAGCATCCTTCATTCCTCTGATCACACCGAAAAAACATTCTTTTATGATTTTCTTCATTCGTGGTTGGGAACTGGTCTTTTGACTTCATCTGGAGAAAAATGGAAGTCAAGAAGAAGATTATTGACACCGACGTTTCATTTTAG CATTTTGAAAGATTTTCTCGAGGTAATGAATGAACAGGCAAAAGTGTTTATGGAGAAATTGAGTCCATATTCGAATACGGAAAAATCTTTTGACGTTTGGAAACCGGTAACTTTATGCACGCTGGACATAATATGTGAAACAGCAATGGGAAAGTCGATCAACGCACAGGATAATGAGAACTCGGAATATGTGAAAGCAATATACAA ATGTACCGAATTCATACTCGATCGTGGGAAATCTCCGTGGCTCTGGCCCAATTTCATTTATCGCCATACTGCCGATGGAAAAGAATATGAAAAATGCCTGAGTATTGTTCATGAGTTTACACGATCAGTTATTCAAGATAGGAAAGATAATTTTGGTGGAACGTTTGAGAAAAAGAAACGCTTAGCTTTCTTAGATACTCTCATGACTGCATCAGACGACGGTACACCACTGTCATTCAAAGATATTCAGGAAGAAACGGATACTTTCATGTTTGAAG GACATGACACTACTGCAGCTGCATTAAGTTgggcaatttatttaatcggaCTTCATCCAAAAATCCAAAGGAAAATACATGCAGAATTAGACGAAGTTTTTTACGGGAAACTCGATATAGATGTAACCATGAACGATTTAGCAAATCTGAAGTATTTGGATCTCGTAGTAAAAGAAGCTCTACGGTTGTTGCCATCGGTACCGATGATCGGACGAGTCACCACTCGAGATTGCAC GGTGGATGGGCATTTCATTCCAGAAAGAACAGAGTGTCTTATATTTTTACATGCTGTCAACAATAATCCAAGATATTGGACAGAACCTCTGAG ATTCGATCCAGAACGCTTCACCGTTGAGAATAGCGTAGGAAGACATCCATATGCATACGTACCGTTTTCTGCCGGTCCTCGAAACTGCATCGGACAAAAGTTCGCAACGATGGAAGAAAAAGTAATTCTTGCTCATTTCTTGCAAAAATATTCCGTTGAATCATGCGATAGAATTGAAGATATAAAACTCATGGGTGACGTCATACTCAGATCAAGAAatgggataaatataaaaataaaaagaagaagtgTTGAAATGTGA
- the LOC120344998 gene encoding uncharacterized protein LOC120344998 isoform X3 produces MADRIYANDLRTQVFNVREQSSAANPISSGQNMYSEANAGSRQIASNEGFYLDLAQTSAGDAAAESHRQELTKTKNAVTNVEAQTSKLSTKNQETQLIGNVGVGNKTPANLVHYIDEQRKDITELELSFGEVQENLSDIKLEVLGIIEGDSREVNKTVLEQLQIATNQLKSAQEYLIKDTVIEAGENYTTVDGKLFWTGTAPGLNYTVAYNVCAKYWSTMAQIKNRQEYDVVMSMLRPKSGFITVWIGLGINPITKQICPTDGFTKWISGEPGIGSSYKTYTNISLVVRSDPMYSGMMNAEPNWARTKVLCQL; encoded by the exons ATGGCTGATAGAATTTATGCAAATGATTTGAGGACACAAGTATTCAATGTACGGGAACAAA GTTCGGCAGCAAATCCCATCAGTTCGGGACAGAATATGTATTCGGAAGCGAATGCAG GTAGTAGGCAAATTGCAAGTAATGAAGGATTCTATCTGGATCTCGCTCAGACAAGCGCAGGTGATGCAGCTGCAGAAAGTCACAGACAAGAACTTACAAAAACCAAGAACGCTGTGACCAATGTGGAGGCGCAAACCTCCAAGCTATCTA CCAAAAATCAAGAAACACAACTAATCGGAAATGTTGGAGTCGGCAACAAAACTCCAGCGAATCTTGTTCACTATATTGACGAGCAGAGAAAAGATATCACCGAGTTGGAGTTAAGTTTCGGTGAAGTACAAGAGAACTTATCCGACATAAAATTGGAGGTACTTGGCATAATTGAAGGTGATTCGAGGGAAGTCAACAAAACAGTTCTGGAACAACTTCAAATAGCGACAAACCAGTTGAAGTCTGCACAAGAATATTTGATTAAAGATACTGTAATTGAGGCGGGAG AGAATTATACCACCGTCGATGGCAAGTTATTTTGGACCGGTACTGCACCTGGATTGAATTATACTGTGGCCTACAATGTGTGTGCGAAGTACTGGTCAACAATggcacaaataaaaaatagacaGGAATATGATGTTGTGATGTCGATGTTGCGCCCAAAAAGTGGATTTATTACGGTATGGATTGGCTTGGGAATAAATCCAATA acAAAACAAATCTGTCCAACTGACGGTTTCACGAAATGGATTAGCGGAGAACCAGGAATCGGCAGTAGCTACAAAACTTATACAAACATCTCACTTGTAGTTCGTTCAGATCCGATGTATAGTGGAATGATGAACGCTGAACCAAATTGGGCGAGAACCAAAGTATTGTGTCAACTGTGA
- the LOC120344998 gene encoding uncharacterized protein LOC120344998 isoform X1, whose product MADRIYANDLRTQVFNVREQSSAANPISSGQNMYSEANAGSRQIASNEGFYLDLAQTSAGDAAAESHRQELTKTKNAVTNVEAQTSKLSKVVVRQQKFLILITITFAVLLGIGLATVYMLTKNQETQLIGNVGVGNKTPANLVHYIDEQRKDITELELSFGEVQENLSDIKLEVLGIIEGDSREVNKTVLEQLQIATNQLKSAQEYLIKDTVIEAGENYTTVDGKLFWTGTAPGLNYTVAYNVCAKYWSTMAQIKNRQEYDVVMSMLRPKSGFITVWIGLGINPITKQICPTDGFTKWISGEPGIGSSYKTYTNISLVVRSDPMYSGMMNAEPNWARTKVLCQL is encoded by the exons ATGGCTGATAGAATTTATGCAAATGATTTGAGGACACAAGTATTCAATGTACGGGAACAAA GTTCGGCAGCAAATCCCATCAGTTCGGGACAGAATATGTATTCGGAAGCGAATGCAG GTAGTAGGCAAATTGCAAGTAATGAAGGATTCTATCTGGATCTCGCTCAGACAAGCGCAGGTGATGCAGCTGCAGAAAGTCACAGACAAGAACTTACAAAAACCAAGAACGCTGTGACCAATGTGGAGGCGCAAACCTCCAAGCTATCTA aaGTTGTAGTTCGTCAGCAAAAATTCCTCATCTTGATCACAATAACGTTTGCAGTGCTACTTGGAATTGGATTGGCCACAGTATACATGCTGA CCAAAAATCAAGAAACACAACTAATCGGAAATGTTGGAGTCGGCAACAAAACTCCAGCGAATCTTGTTCACTATATTGACGAGCAGAGAAAAGATATCACCGAGTTGGAGTTAAGTTTCGGTGAAGTACAAGAGAACTTATCCGACATAAAATTGGAGGTACTTGGCATAATTGAAGGTGATTCGAGGGAAGTCAACAAAACAGTTCTGGAACAACTTCAAATAGCGACAAACCAGTTGAAGTCTGCACAAGAATATTTGATTAAAGATACTGTAATTGAGGCGGGAG AGAATTATACCACCGTCGATGGCAAGTTATTTTGGACCGGTACTGCACCTGGATTGAATTATACTGTGGCCTACAATGTGTGTGCGAAGTACTGGTCAACAATggcacaaataaaaaatagacaGGAATATGATGTTGTGATGTCGATGTTGCGCCCAAAAAGTGGATTTATTACGGTATGGATTGGCTTGGGAATAAATCCAATA acAAAACAAATCTGTCCAACTGACGGTTTCACGAAATGGATTAGCGGAGAACCAGGAATCGGCAGTAGCTACAAAACTTATACAAACATCTCACTTGTAGTTCGTTCAGATCCGATGTATAGTGGAATGATGAACGCTGAACCAAATTGGGCGAGAACCAAAGTATTGTGTCAACTGTGA
- the LOC120344998 gene encoding uncharacterized protein LOC120344998 isoform X2, whose amino-acid sequence MADRIYANDLRTQVFNVREQSSRQIASNEGFYLDLAQTSAGDAAAESHRQELTKTKNAVTNVEAQTSKLSKVVVRQQKFLILITITFAVLLGIGLATVYMLTKNQETQLIGNVGVGNKTPANLVHYIDEQRKDITELELSFGEVQENLSDIKLEVLGIIEGDSREVNKTVLEQLQIATNQLKSAQEYLIKDTVIEAGENYTTVDGKLFWTGTAPGLNYTVAYNVCAKYWSTMAQIKNRQEYDVVMSMLRPKSGFITVWIGLGINPITKQICPTDGFTKWISGEPGIGSSYKTYTNISLVVRSDPMYSGMMNAEPNWARTKVLCQL is encoded by the exons ATGGCTGATAGAATTTATGCAAATGATTTGAGGACACAAGTATTCAATGTACGGGAACAAA GTAGTAGGCAAATTGCAAGTAATGAAGGATTCTATCTGGATCTCGCTCAGACAAGCGCAGGTGATGCAGCTGCAGAAAGTCACAGACAAGAACTTACAAAAACCAAGAACGCTGTGACCAATGTGGAGGCGCAAACCTCCAAGCTATCTA aaGTTGTAGTTCGTCAGCAAAAATTCCTCATCTTGATCACAATAACGTTTGCAGTGCTACTTGGAATTGGATTGGCCACAGTATACATGCTGA CCAAAAATCAAGAAACACAACTAATCGGAAATGTTGGAGTCGGCAACAAAACTCCAGCGAATCTTGTTCACTATATTGACGAGCAGAGAAAAGATATCACCGAGTTGGAGTTAAGTTTCGGTGAAGTACAAGAGAACTTATCCGACATAAAATTGGAGGTACTTGGCATAATTGAAGGTGATTCGAGGGAAGTCAACAAAACAGTTCTGGAACAACTTCAAATAGCGACAAACCAGTTGAAGTCTGCACAAGAATATTTGATTAAAGATACTGTAATTGAGGCGGGAG AGAATTATACCACCGTCGATGGCAAGTTATTTTGGACCGGTACTGCACCTGGATTGAATTATACTGTGGCCTACAATGTGTGTGCGAAGTACTGGTCAACAATggcacaaataaaaaatagacaGGAATATGATGTTGTGATGTCGATGTTGCGCCCAAAAAGTGGATTTATTACGGTATGGATTGGCTTGGGAATAAATCCAATA acAAAACAAATCTGTCCAACTGACGGTTTCACGAAATGGATTAGCGGAGAACCAGGAATCGGCAGTAGCTACAAAACTTATACAAACATCTCACTTGTAGTTCGTTCAGATCCGATGTATAGTGGAATGATGAACGCTGAACCAAATTGGGCGAGAACCAAAGTATTGTGTCAACTGTGA
- the LOC120344612 gene encoding cytochrome P450 4V2-like: protein MGVAVYSVYLLVAYISFQIFFVLKTFAKNWITFKDVPGPPHRPLPLVGHLLRERVGVEEFYTRITTGLNEMAISSEREVACVFLGPIPVLFICGPNAAEVILRSSKHNEKGFMYHFLTEWLGTGLLTSKGDKWKERRRLLTPTFHFSILQDFLEVMNEQSSVFTRNLEKFAETGERLDIFNPVTLCALDIICETAMGKKINAQDNSESDYVTALYTISEMLFNRIRSPWLWPDFTFSLTSSGKRYYKCLNTLHGFTKSVIKDRMQNFNLDEDATSDVKKRPAFLDLLLRVSENGKVLSFEDIQEEVDTFMFEGHDTTAAAMSWAIFLIGSHPEVQVRIQEELDEVLGQDMNRNITMDDLRKMDYLELVVKECLRVIPSVPLIGRVTSCECVIDGHKIPEGSECLLFPQLVNNFPKFWPDAESFNPERFTVENSVGRHPYAYLPFSAGPRNCIGQRFAMMEEKVMLAHLFRKFSVEACDKREDIKLLGDLILRPGDGINVKLKKRFE from the exons ATGGGGGTGGCAGTATACTCTGTATATCTACTTGTAGCATACATTtcattccaaatattttttgttttaaaaacgtTTGCAAAGAATTGGATCACTTTCAAAGATGTGCCCGGCCCCCCGCATCGACCATTACCTCTCGTAGGACACTTACTCAGAGAACGCGTAGGAGTAGAGGAATTTTACACACGTATCACTACCGGCTTGAATGAAATGGCGATTTCAAGTGAGCGTGAAGTGGCGTGCGTCTTTCTAGGCCCGATACCGGTTTTGTTCATTTGCGGTCCAAATGCAGCAGAAGTAATTCTCCGGAGCTCCAAACACAACGAAAAAGGCTTCATGTATCATTTTTTAACTGAATGGCTAGGAACGGGTTTGTTGACATCAAAAGGTGACAAATGGAAGGAAAGGAGGAGATTACTCACGCCGACATTCCATTTCAG CATACTCCAAGATTTTCTTGAGGTCATGAACGAACAATCAAGCGTTTTTacaagaaatttggaaaaatttgcTGAAACTGGAGAACGTTTGGATATTTTTAATCCAGTTACGTTGTGCGCACTTGATATCATATGCGAAACAGCAATGGGAAAGAAGATTAATGCCCAGGATAATTCAGAGTCGGACTATGTCACTGCTTTGTACAC GATATCAGAGATGTTATTCAATCGAATACGGTCTCCATGGTTATGGCCGGATTTTACGTTCTCTCTCACAAGTAGTGGTAAACGGTATTACAAATGCTTGAATACTTTACATGGCTTCACAAAATCTGTCATAAAAGATCGAATGCAAAATTTTAATCTCGATGAAGATGCAACCTCTGATGTTAAAAAACGACCAGCGTTTCTCGACCTTCTGCTTAGAGTTTCGGAAAACGGAAAAGTACTTTCATTTGAAGATATTCAAGAAGAAGTGGATACATTTATGTTTGAAG GCCACGACACAACTGCTGCAGCAATGTCATGGGCAATCTTTTTAATTGGATCTCACCCGGAAGTTCAAGTAAGAATTCAGGAAGAATTGGATGAAGTATTAGGACAAGATATGAACAGAAATATAACCATGGATGATCTTCGAAAGATGGATTATCTGGAACTTGTTGTGAAGGAATGTTTGAGGGTTATACCATCTGTTCCACTCATCGGAAGAGTTACAAGCTGTGAATGCGT AATCGATGGACACAAAATACCCGAAGGCTCGGAATGCTTGCTATTTCCTCAACTTGTGAAcaactttccaaaattttgGCCGGATGCTGAAAG TTTTAACCCGGAAAGATTCACTGTTGAAAATAGTGTTGGAAGACATCCATACGCATATCTTCCATTTTCTGCTGGTCCTCGAAATTGCATTGGTCAGAGATTTGCGATGATGGAGGAGAAAGTTATGTTGGCACATTTGTTCAGAAAATTTTCTGTCGAAGCGTGCGATAAACGTGAAGATATAAAACTACTTGGAGATCTTATTCTACGACCTGGAGACGGTATCAACGTAAAACTGAAGAAaagattcgaataa